A region of Mauremys mutica isolate MM-2020 ecotype Southern chromosome 2, ASM2049712v1, whole genome shotgun sequence DNA encodes the following proteins:
- the LOC123364873 gene encoding serpin B6-like isoform X2 codes for MTHNYGIHKLVLPEQTNESKPVQMMFKEAKFNMSYIADFQTKILDLPYVDNETSMIILLPDEIQDNSTGLEQLERELTYEKLTEWIHPEMMDYTEVEVFLPRFKLEQAYDLKPVLKSMEMADAFDSNKVDLSGMSASNDLVLSEVVHKSFVEVNEEGTEAAAATALVFRMLCARIVPQFTADHPFLFFIRHNKTGNILFYGRFCSP; via the exons aatgagaGCAAACCAGTGCAGATGATGTTCAAGGAAGCTAAATTTAACATGAGCTACATAGCAGATTTTCAGACCAAAATCCTTGACCTCCCTTATGTTGATAACGAGACTAGTATGATCATCCTGCTTCCTGATGAAATCCAAGATAATTCCACTGGCCTGGAACAG CTGGAAAGAGAACTTACCTATGAGAAACTTACAGAGTGGATACATCCAGAAATGATGGACTATACTGAAGTGGAGGTGTTTTTACCCAGATTTAAGTTGGAACAAGCTTATGATCTGAAGCCTGTTCTGAAGAGCATGGAAATGGCTGATGCATTTGACAGCAACAAGGTGGATTTATCTGGAATGTCAGCCAGCAATGACCTAGTTCTGTCTGAGGTTGTTCACAAGTCCTTTGTGGAGGTAAACGAAGAAGGCACGGAGGCAGCAGCTGCTACTGCATTAGTGTTCCGTATGCTTTGTGCACGGATTGTACCACAGTTCACTGCTGACCATCCTTTCCTCTTCTTTATCCGGCACAACAAAACTGGCAACATTCTGTTCTATGGCAGATTTTGTTCCccctaa
- the LOC123363842 gene encoding serpin B6-like, with amino-acid sequence MDNLSKSNTTFALNLFKKLSENASSQNLFFSPLSISSALSMVFLGAKGNTAAQMAKVLALDKAEEIHGGYQSLISEINKPGTNYVLRIANRLYGEKTFTFLATFIDSCQKFYHAELKQLDFSRAAEDSRKYINAWVEEKTEGKIQNLLAQGVVDSMTRLVLVNAIYFKGNWATPFNKGRTVERQFKINKNESKPVQMMFKTAKFNMRYIGEFQTKILDLPYIDNETSMIILLPDEIQDNSTGLEQLERELTYEKLIEWINPEMMDYTKVDVFLPRFKLEQGYDLKPVLKSMGMADAFDSKKVDLSGMSASNDLVLSEVVHKSFVEVNEEGTEAAAATGVILVGCCLQIPPQFTADHPFLFFIRHNKTGNILFYGRFCSP; translated from the exons ATGGATAACCTCAGTAAATCAAACACCACCTTTGCACTCAACCTATTCAAAAAGCTGAGTGAAAATGCCAGTTCACAGAACTTATTCTTTTCTCCTTTGAGTATCTCCTCTGCTTTGTCCATGGTTTTTTTGGGTGCAAAAGGCAACACTGCAGCCCAGATGGCAAAG GTGCTTGCTTTGGACAAAGCTGAAGAGATTCATGGTGGATACCAGTCACTTATTTCTGAAATTAACAAACCAGGCACTAATTATGTGCTTAGGATTGCCAACCGGCTCTATGGGGAAAAGACGTTTACATTTCTTGCA ACATTTATAGACTCCTGCCAGAAATTCTACCATGCAGAGCTGAAACAACTTGACTTCTCTAGAGCTGCAGAAGATTCCAGAAAATACATAAATGCCTGGGTAGAAGAAAAAACGGAAG GTAAAATCCAGAATCTGTTGGCTCAGGGTGTTGTTGATTCAATGACCAGACTAGTCTTGGTGAACGCCATCTACTTCAAAGGCAACTGGGCAACCCCATTCAACAAGGGTCGCACAGTGGAAAGGCAATTTAAAATTAACAAG aatgagAGCAAACCAGTGCAGATGATGTTCAAGACAGCTAAGTTTAACATGAGATACATAGGAGAGTTTCAAACCAAAATCCTTGACCTCCCTTATATTGATAACGAGACTAGTATGATCATCCTGCTTCCTGATGAAATCCAAGATAATTCCACTGGCCTGGAACAG CTGGAAAGAGAACTTACCTATGAGAAACTTATAGAGTGGATAAATCCAGAAATGATGGACTATACTAAAGTGGACGTGTTTTTACCCAGATTTAAGTTGGAACAAGGTTATGATCTGAAGCCTGTTCTGAAGAGCATGGGAATGGCTGATGCATTTGACAGCAAGAAGGTGGATTTATCTGGAATGTCAGCCAGCAATGACCTAGTTCTGTCTGAGGTTGTTCACAAGTCCTTTGTGGAGGTAAATGAAGAAGGCACGGAGGCAGCAGCTGCTACTGGAGTAATCCTCGTTGGGTGTTGCTTACAGATTCCACCACAATTCACTGCTGACCATCCTTTCCTCTTCTTTATCCGGCACAACAAAACTGGCAACATTCTGTTCTATGGCAGATTTTGTTCCccctaa